In Brachyhypopomus gauderio isolate BG-103 unplaced genomic scaffold, BGAUD_0.2 sc122, whole genome shotgun sequence, the DNA window CTGCTCGTCTCACAGGATCCGAGTTGATTCTCTCTCTGTATCGCCTGGTTTTCTCTGCGTTGGTCATTGGATTATCTAAAAAATAAGTGTCATCTTATTTATTTAGAACAATTACAACAATTATAACTATTTTACTACAACTGAATTATAAAAAGAGTCACAGTATCCTAGGagaaaatgattcaaaataCTCAGTCACTGATGCACCACTACCTGAACTTCTGCAAATTCTCATTATTGTTCATATTCATATTTAAATGCAAAACAGTGTGTTATTCAGTTTATTTCAGAATGTCTTAATTCTACCATGGCACTGGGAAAATGGGATTTACTGCAGAGAAACACTCACCTCTGTTTCTACTTCTGGTCCTGAACTCCTTAAAGTTCCTGGTTGCATGGAGACCTCAAACCAGCAAGAGTCTTCATGTCAGTGCCCGTTTATAAACGAAGGTTTCACATCGCATCATACGATATTGTTTATGAAGCAGAGAGGCGATCGCCTGGATAATAAGTGGCCTTACTGCATAGTTTAGGGACTGGAttataaatgtttatgtatttcaaAATATAAACAACTCAAACCATTAGCTAAATTTACTTTGAGTTATTTTAAAAAGTTCACCTAACTtgaaaaatgcatttatttggtCCTTTTTAGGCTTCAAAATATTTTTCAATATTATGTGTAATGTGAGATTTGGAGAAATATTTCACTTGGATTTTGATAGTACCATTCAGATTTAGTAGAAACTAAGTTCTAGCTCCTAAAAATATCTCGTTTGCTTTTAATATTGCCTGTGTAAAACATCAGACTGCTTTTCTTTCTCACCccaaaataaatttttgtattaattttgtatttttgtaattTTAAAATGCTAACATTCTGATTTTAAAAACCAAGTCTCTTGGCAATGTTTTTGTATCCACTTCATGTAATAACATTTTAATTGGTGAATGGCTTTTAGAGATTTGAAACTTGAATTGCTTCAGATCCCTGGATTGCAACACTGCCCTTTTGAAAAACTGTGACTTTGTTAAACTTCTCTGGGATTATCCATTTCTCTTCAGAACAATATCACTTTAGGACACCTTACTTCTCAAGGTACAAGTCGTGCAGAGATTTTCACAAAATTGGTGCCACTCCCCTAGTTTGTTTCACCTAATAAATGCCCTTGGTTGGCTGACATGTCCATTAACAACAGCAAGAGAGGACCAGAGGCACAAATGATAATCAAATGTTTACATATGAGTAAACTGGTCCACAGTGATCTCACAGACTCCTGTAATAAGTGAAATAAAAATatgaaagggggagagaatgCTGAGGTCCGACTCACATGCGATTGGGTCCATACTCATGTAGGCTGGCTCCGTGATTGAAGGGCATGAAATCTGGTGACACTGTTGGGCCACAGGCAGGTCCAGGGAGATGCTGGGCCCTCCTTCTGCCGCATGCTGAGAGAGCTCCAGCCTGGGACAGTCCGCCGTGGATGAATTGATGGCTTCTGCTGGCTCCTCCTTCACCTGGACAATTTCCACTTCAGCTTCCTCCTGTTTGACCTTGAAAGGAGACCCTTCGCAGTCTGCTGCTGGCATGCTGAATGCCTCCCTCGGATTGGATGCAGGGAGGAGGCTGGGGTCTAGTGTATCAGTGTGCTCCACCTCTGAGGAAGACGGAGGAGTCTGACCCCACAAAGGATCGTTGCTCTCTGCTACCAAGCCTCTGCTTCCAATCATGGTGGTATTTGCAGTTTCTGGTACAAATcacgcatgcaaacacacacacacaaacaaacacaaatgtttAATTCACCATGCCTAATCATGTAcaaaccacacgcacacacacatatatatatttcatacctTTCACTGATCCCAAATGCATTTTTGATCCTTGAATCTCTTCGTTGCAAATCTCAGGATTTGTGTAGCCCTCGCTTGGGATGGGTTCTTGGATTACATTATGGGACTTGGGCAAGTTTAGCTGTTTCTCCCATATTGGTTCTTCAATAAGACCTGGATCTGGGTTACGTGGTTTCGGCCCAGTGTTCTGAACTTCACAGGTTGACAGGTGATTTGTGGGGCCCCTCCTGGGCTGCAGCCCTGGAGCAGCTGCGGCGTCTCTCGCGTGGTTCGCACCCACATTGTGCGCCGTGTCAAACTGAGTCAGCATATGTCTGTGATTGGTGAAGGTCTGTCTGTCGTTTTTAGCTTTCGCGGTCATGGCGTTAACATATTTCCTCATGGACTTCATTTGACACCGCGACATCTCCAACATGTTCCTGATGTTCTCGTTCTCTCTATCTTTGGCGGTCATTTCTCTCCTGAATTCCTCGAACTTGACACTGACCACCCGGATCATCTCCCCTAACACGGTCTCCACTGCCGCGTTCACCGCCTTCTCGATCACTACCCCCATCTGGCCTCTCATCAGAGAGATGGTCAAATTTACATCCATTGTAAATATATGAAATTATATGTAAAACGGCAGTCGCGagaagtaaaagtaaaaagcaGCGCCAGCGGGACGGTGACCACAGGATGGTTGTAGCGGTCTCGCTGCAGCTTCACCTCAGCGCTGTCGCCCgtctagctaacgttagctagctcGCTCATTTGCTTGTTAGCAACCTTCTTTAACGTATTGTTAAAATGTACTTTCTTTGCTTTCAGTGTTACATTTATCACAGACATAAACACAACGTACGTTTCGAAGGAATTAAACTGCAACTGTCAGACTAAGGCCGAATATCTGTCTGAAAAAGTAGCTACCAAGTCCTTGTTGTCTAGGTGCCACAggcaaagaaaacaaaacaataaaaagaCCGGACGTAATCAACTTCCGCTTTCTCTTGCTCTTGCTCAAGAGCGAAGTGGGTTCAACACAGGAAAGCACTGCAGTGCCATCTACTGGACATAACTAGCAGCACAGGAACGGAGCATCACTAACATGAGCGCAACACGTTTTATTCACCGCGTCAGTTTTGATACTTTGACACGTGATATTCCAAAACAGCGTCGTGTGAATTTATTTGCACCTTTATGTTCTTATCTCTTATTTCTTTAGATTTATTGCTACCCAATTATGTGATACGAACAATTATACCATCTCAGTCCATGATGGAAAATTAACTTAATGCATAAATTaggttaaaattaaataaataaataaataaataaatagaaattaaattaaataaatacatttaaataggTTAAAAtgaactattattaactgtccACAAGTGTGGACACCATGCATGGAAGGGTTAATGAAGATTAGACATTTTGAGATATGTCTTCAGATCTAAGATCTGTCATTTCCTGTCCTAACTAAAAAGTATCTTTAGTACTATAGCTAACTTCTGTAGCTATTTAACAATACCAGAAATAATAGTCAGTGGTTACTAGATGGATTATTTGCTGTATACTGTAACTAAATATTGAAATAGAAATTATTCCCAATAAATTGCAGGGGTTGTACAAGAAATACACCGTCAATAAATACATAATTTTCACAGTATTGGTAAGTATTTTCACTTAGCAACATCGACAGTGTAATATTTTACATGATCAAAATAAAACAGCTCAGTGTTTTGTTATAAATATTCTGCCATATACATAGCATACATTTAATGCTCAGGTATTTAGGAGTATTAACAATCAGAATACGTAACCTGTATAGTGAACATAAAGAACAGACTTTCGGTTCTTTGATGGTGTGACAGTACATCTGTCTCTCTGAATCTTGTAAGTGTTGTATAATTCCACGTATAAACTCAGTTTCAGGTACATTACAATTATTTATATAAAACAATACTCTGAATGACCACAAGGTGGCTCGGGTCCAATGACAATGTGTCAAAGCAACCATCAgccttgtttattttatttatttagtgccTAAATatataatcaatcaatcaatcaatcaaattttatttatatcgcgctttttacaacagttgttgtcacaaagcagctttacaagtgccgagtcctagcccccagtgagcaagccaagggcgacagtggcaaggaaaaactccctagtttttttgcatgaggaagaaaccttgagaggaactaagactcaggggggggaacccatcctcctctggccgacaccggtcaccatgacttATAACTTGCTTAATTGTGTGAATAAGAAAGAATTGCTTTTAGTATCCTGGTGAAAGCAAGGTATTTCTGCTGAGATGGGCTTTGAATGCAAAAAACAGGCATTATTAAAGAGGAAGGATGTGGTTTATGGTTGAATGATGTTTGTATTTTCAGCAGAATATATTCAGGTCTTGTATTGttaaaaaaaactcaaaacCTGTCTGATGGTTTACAGGAATGCTGACATATGACATTTGGAAAATCCTAAATTAAACAAAACTGTTCTCTacatttagttttgaaaactagtACAATGTGTGTTGTACTAAAAAAAATGATTCTTGAGTGCAGTAACTATTActtattgaaaaaaaaagtaCTTAAGATTAAAACCTTTTGAGCTTCAATTAATCAAAAGAATAAGTGCAGCAAAATGACATTACTGACAGTAcattactgacattactgaTTACTGTTAGTAATGTCAGTTTAAGATTTTTAGCAAAAATCGCTTAAAAAGTTGAGTGGATTATACTTTAAAAAGCTTGCAAAAATGTTGCACTATATTGTTAAGTAAAGTCAACACatcatttttacagtgtaggttTATAAAGATAGCTTTTATAAAGATTTTATTCCAGCACACATTTTGTTAAACAATCAACAAATAAACAGATGGCTACATCCCGATAAAATATGTCAACCTGAGTTACTGAATAACTGTCCATCATCACTATTCAACCTTCCCTGTATTTTACTCATCGTTCTTTCATTGTTATTAGTTTGTTCTCATGAGCACTATTCACTTCATGGAAGCAGTACTTAACAGTACTTAACAGTATATCacagtttttctctctcttcattgCAGCCATTTGATAAAATAAAAAAGGTTAATTTTATTTCTCATTAATGTACACCCAACACTCCATCTTGACAGaactttttttttgcaaatgtaGCCCCAAAAATGGCTCAGTCTGAGGCCCAGAGCACTCTGGAAGAGGTTTTCATCCAGGGTATCACTGGGCAGGGGATGAGCAGTGCCTGGATTTCTCCTCACATACTGCTTAGAATGAATGCTCAAAGTTCAATCTTCATCTCATCAGATAATCTTATTTATCATAGTCTGGGAGTCCTTCATGTATTTTTGGCAAATTCCATGTGGGCTTCATTATGTCTGCCATAAAGCCCCGACTGGAAGCTGATAGTGGAACTTTGTGGAACTTCTTTCCATCTCCCTACTGCATGTCTGAAGCTCAGCCACAGTGATCTTTGGcttcttctttacctctctctcttctttaagGCTCTTCTCCACGATGGCTCAGTTTGGCTGGACGTCGAGGTCTAGGAAGAGTTCTGGTTGTCCCAAACGTCTTCCATTTAAGGATTATGGAGGCCAGTGCTCTTAGAAACCTTCAGTGCTGCAGGAATTCTTTGGTAACCTTGTCCAGATCTGTGCCTTCCCACAATTCTGTCTCTGAGTTCCCTGGGCAGTTCTGTTGACCTCACGATTCTCATTTGCTCTGATGTGCACTGTGAGCTATGAGgtcttatatagacaggtgtgtgaggtgttatatagacaggtgtgtgagctgtgaggtcttatatagacaggtgtgtgaggtcttatatagacaggtgtgtgagctgtgaggtcttatatagacaggtgtgtgcCTTTCCTAATCAAGTCCAATCAGTTTAATTAAACACAGCTGAACTCCAATGAAGAAGTATAACCAGCTGAAGGAGAATCAGGGTCAAAGGGTCTGGATGCTTATGGCCATGTGATACTCTACCTCTGTTTTTTTCAGTTAAGATGGGGTGCTGAGTGTACattaataagaaaaaaaaattactttttttttattttagcaaATGGCTGCAATGAAACAAAGTGAAAAACCTAAAGGGGTCTGAATACtgtatggaaaaaaaaattatgtatatatatatatatatatatatatatacacacacacacacacacatacacacacacacacacacatatatgcgcatacattatatgttatatatacatttatatataatagCAGTGTAGCAGAGCAAAAACTTAAGCAGAGTAGGAAGGATAGAGAAGGCACAGTGATATATTACCTTATAATACTTTTACAGAGGTCTCTTTTTGTGCAAACATAGTAGCCAATATGTAAAACTGATGCTCACTTGTGCAAATGAGTTACATGGTTAAGCCAATGGGAACGTGATGACGTGAGTTGTAGTTCACGTCACGTATGGGGCCTGACCGATGGTGCACCTCACGCATGTCCATGTACTCGCCGTTCTTGTCTGGAACACGGCCTCTCACGTTTTTCTGAAAATGACTAGTAGGTTAGGCTCAGGTCAACTGTATTAGAATTCAGTCCAGTAGTGAACACAACAACAGTCTCCAA includes these proteins:
- the LOC143498899 gene encoding uncharacterized protein LOC143498899 isoform X3 translates to MDVNLTISLMRGQMGVVIEKAVNAAVETVLGEMIRVVSVKFEEFRREMTAKDRENENIRNMLEMSRCQMKSMRKYVNAMTAKAKNDRQTFTNHRHMLTQFDTAHNVGANHARDAAAAPGLQPRRGPTNHLSTCEVQNTGPKPRNPDPGLIEEPIWEKQLNLPKSHNVIQEPIPSEGYTNPEICNEEIQGSKMHLGSVKETANTTMIGSRGLVAESNDPLWGQTPPSSSEVEHTDTLDPSLLPASNPREAFSMPAADCEGSPFKVKQEEAEVEIVQVKEEPAEAINSSTADCPRLELSQHAAEGGPSISLDLPVAQQCHQISCPSITEPAYMSMDPIACLHATRNFKEFRTRSRNRDNPMTNAEKTRRYRERINSDPVRRAAMLEERRRRYRERKAQDGMASPSWPWLVARDRDVCGPRT
- the LOC143498899 gene encoding uncharacterized protein LOC143498899 isoform X2; this encodes MDVNLTISLMRGQMGVVIEKAVNAAVETVLGEMIRVVSVKFEEFRREMTAKDRENENIRNMLEMSRCQMKSMRKYVNAMTAKAKNDRQTFTNHRHMLTQFDTAHNVGANHARDAAAAPGLQPRRGPTNHLSTCEVQNTGPKPRNPDPGLIEEPIWEKQLNLPKSHNVIQEPIPSEGYTNPEICNEEIQGSKMHLGSVKETANTTMIGSRGLVAESNDPLWGQTPPSSSEVEHTDTLDPSLLPASNPREAFSMPAADCEGSPFKVKQEEAEVEIVQVKEEPAEAINSSTADCPRLELSQHAAEGGPSISLDLPVAQQCHQISCPSITEPAYMSMDPIACLHATRNFKEFRTRSRNRDNPMTNAEKTRRYRERINSDPVRRAAMLEERRRRYRERKAQDGVKSSIFLPMEKRLRLRQIWLAAKQRQRRRDQIMNV
- the LOC143498899 gene encoding uncharacterized protein LOC143498899 isoform X4, with product MDVNLTISLMRGQMGVVIEKAVNAAVETVLGEMIRVVSVKFEEFRREMTAKDRENENIRNMLEMSRCQMKSMRKYVNAMTAKAKNDRQTFTNHRHMLTQFDTAHNVGANHARDAAAAPGLQPRRGPTNHLSTCEVQNTGPKPRNPDPGLIEEPIWEKQLNLPKSHNVIQEPIPSEGYTNPEICNEEIQGSKMHLGSVKETANTTMIGSRGLVAESNDPLWGQTPPSSSEVEHTDTLDPSLLPASNPREAFSMPAADCEGSPFKVKQEEAEVEIVQVKEEPAEAINSSTADCPRLELSQHAAEGGPSISLDLPVAQQCHQISCPSITEPAYMSMDPIAYNPMTNAEKTRRYRERINSDPVRRAAMLEERRRRYRERKAQDGVKSSIFLPMEKRLRLRQIWLAAKQRQRRRDQIMNV
- the LOC143498899 gene encoding uncharacterized protein LOC143498899 isoform X1 codes for the protein MDVNLTISLMRGQMGVVIEKAVNAAVETVLGEMIRVVSVKFEEFRREMTAKDRENENIRNMLEMSRCQMKSMRKYVNAMTAKAKNDRQTFTNHRHMLTQFDTAHNVGANHARDAAAAPGLQPRRGPTNHLSTCEVQNTGPKPRNPDPGLIEEPIWEKQLNLPKSHNVIQEPIPSEGYTNPEICNEEIQGSKMHLGSVKETANTTMIGSRGLVAESNDPLWGQTPPSSSEVEHTDTLDPSLLPASNPREAFSMPAADCEGSPFKVKQEEAEVEIVQVKEEPAEAINSSTADCPRLELSQHAAEGGPSISLDLPVAQQCHQISCPSITEPAYMSMDPIAYGESQLAMAGGQRQGCVWAKDLNLYEEYKRKRTEVRRRSETRRRALEQTLPQALLADLVKERREKTRLRVARWRAKRKLQACLMSQAAQLSGQPAQVLCAQRNARRRGGGAAVQPGGFGPGDAGPSSLALQMGPGPLLVAQRLGMAEGQMQPGPSTFP